The uncultured Trichococcus sp. DNA segment GCGCAGGCAGTCAAACTGGAAGGCGGCCTTGAAGTCTGTCCGCAGATCAAGGCAATCGTGGAAGCTTCCATACCGGTTATGGCGCATCTCGGCCTGACGCCGCAATCCGTCAATGCTTTCGGCGGATTCAAAGTCCAAGGGAAAGATGAAGAAGCGGCGCGCAGCCTGATCGAACAAGCGAAAGCGGTGGAAGCGGCAGGAGCTTTTGCGGTAGTGCTGGAATGCATCCCGGCCAAGCTGGCTGAGCTGATCACAAAGAGCATTTCGATTCCGACGATCGGCATCGGTGCGGGGAACGGCTGCGACGGCCAAGTGTTGGTCTACCAGGACATGCTGGGTCTCTATTCCGATTTCACACCGAAATTCGTCAAGCGCTATGCAGAAATCGGACCGCAGATGCAGGCGGCCGTCGAAAACTATATATCCGAAGTGAAAAGCGGCGCATTTCCGGCAGCGGAGCACACGTTTGCGCTGTCCGATGCGATCATCGAAAAATTATATTAGAGGGGTAATCAATTGATGAAGATTGCAGCAACGGTTGAAGAAATCCGCAGTGCCGTGAAGGCCTGGAAAAAGGAAGGGTTGTCGGTCGGCTTCGTGCCGACGATGGGCTATCTCCATGAAGGCCATCAAAGTTTGATGCAGAAAGCCGTCAGCGAAAACGATCGGGTGGTCGTCAGCATCTTTGTGAATCCGATGCAGTTCGGCCCATCCGAAGATTTGGAAAGTTACCCAAGGGATCTGGAAAAGGATGCCGCTTTGTGCGAAGCCAGCGGAGTCGACCTGATTTTCCATCCCGAGCCGAAGGAAATGTACCATCCCGATTTCAGCAGCTTTGTGGATATGCATGGTCTGACGGATAGCCTGTGCGGAAAGAGCAGGCCGGCCCATTTCCGTGGCGTCTGCACCGTTGTGACAAAGCTGTTCAACATCGTGCAGCCGGACCGCGCCTATTTCGGGCAGAAGGACGCCCAACAGTTGGCGGTCATCCAACAGATGGTCCGTGACCTGAATATGGACGTCACCGTCATCGGCTGCCCGATCATCCGGGAAGCTGACGGTTTGGCCAAAAGCTCGCGCAACAGTTATCTGTCAGCGGATGAGCGCAAGGCAGCGCTAGTGCTGAGCCGAGCGCTCGAAGTCGCCAAGCAGATGCTTGCGAACGGCGAACGGGACGCGGGCAAGATCCGGAACGCGATTTCGGAAACGATCCAAGCGGAATCGAGGGCGAAAATTGATTATGTGGAGTTGGTGGATGCGCGCACGCTGCAGCAAGTGGACAGCATCGAGCGTCCTGTATTGGTGGCTTTGGCAGTTTATATCGGTAAAACGCGTCTGATCGATAATTTTATCACGGAATAAGTGGGGGGAAAAACAATGCAACTCAATATGCTTAAAAGTAAAATACACCGCGCCGTCGTCGTCCAGGCGGAGCTTTCCTATGTGGGCAGCATCACTGTCGACAAGGATCTGCTGGACGCCGCAGGACTGATCGAATACGAAAAGGTGCAGATCGTCGACATCGATAATGGTGCCAGGTTCGAAACTTACATCATTGCAGGCGAACGCGGCTCAGGCATGATCTGCCTGAACGGTGCCGCTGCCCGTTGCGTCCAAGTGTCGGACAAAATCATCATCATGGCTTACTGCCTGATGGATGAACAGGAAGCGAAGGAACACAAACCGCTTGTGGTGTTTGTGGATGAGCAGAATGCCATCACAACAGTCACACGCTACGAAGAACACGGAAGGCTCAGCATGTAGCCTGTCCTTACAGAAACAAAAAAAGCGCAACCGCATCGAGCCAATCGGCCATGATGCGGTTGCGCTTTTGCTTAGCGCACATTTTGCAGCGTGAGCTGGATATCTTTGATGGAGAGTTGCAGTTTTTCGTATTCCGCATCATCCAACGGTAAAGGAATCTGTTTCTCCAAGCCGTTCCTGCCGATGATGCAAGGCGTACTGAAGGCCGCTTCGCCATGGCAATTATAGAATCCGTCGACGGTTGCGGTCACCGGGAAGAAACTTTTCTCATCCAGCATGACTGCGCGGGCCAAGGCCGCTGCGACTTCCCCGATGCCAGAATTGGTCCAGCCTTTCCAGTTGAAGACATCGGAAGCGGTGTGCACCACCTCTTGGCTGACGAATTCCCGATCCAATGGTTCCGCCGGGGTCAGTAAGTCATCGCATTGGGAAAGGGGGAGCGCGCCTACCGTTGTACTGCTGAAAGCCGGGAAGGCGGTGCTGCCGTGTTCGCCTATGATATAACCGCTGACGTTTTTGGGATCGACTTGATAGTGGGATGCAACAATCTGACGGTAACGGAAAGTATCCAAGGTCGTTCCGGTTCCGAAAATTTTGCCTTTCGGATAGTCGAACTCAGTTTCGGCGATATAGGTGATCGTATCTACCGGATTCGTTATCAGGATGATGATCGCATCCTTTGTGTGTTGGGTGATCCCTTTCATGATTTTGCGTATTTCAACGGCATTCTCCTTGCCCATCAACGCTCTTGGAGGCATGTCTTCGCCCGGCCGCGGCTTCTCGCTGACGCCCGCTGAAATGATGATGACATCAGCATCGGCGCAATCCGTATAGTCGCCGGAATATATTTTACTGTTTGTCCGGTAGCTTGCGGCCAGCGCGTGGCGGTGGTCCAGGGCTTCACCTCTTGCCGTGCCCTCGTTGCTGTCGATCAGGACGATGTCGGAAAATAGGTTGAGGTGGCTGCAGTCGGTCAATACTTGCGAACCGACATGGCCGACCCCGATGATGGCTAACTTTGTCTGTAACATAGGTCACATTTCCTTTCGTTTTGAGATGTTGTCATTTACGGCTTGGTGCATTTCCGCTACAGAATAGAAGGTTGGCTCCAGCACCACTTTTTCATCCTCCGGTTTCCGGCGATGGTTAAACCACAACGATGTCCACCCGGCAGCCTGGCCGCCGATGATGTCCGTTTCGTAAGTATCACCGATGAACAGCAGCTCGTCAGGACTGGCCTGCAAAACCTCCTGAACATGCGTGAAGGCCTCGGCGTGGGGTTTGGGGAAACCGATTTTTTCGGAAATGAAGATGCGCGCTGGCGGCACCCATCGCTCCAGACCCAAGGCATTGAATTTTTTCATTTGGTGCTTTTCAGGGCCGTTTGTGAAGACCGCAATCGGAATGTGTCGATTTTCCAATTCATTCAATAATTGGGCGATCCCAGGGCTTAACGTGATTTCTGCTTGCCTTTTTTGGTAGGTTTCCTGGAAGTGCATCGCCTCTTTGTCGGTGAGCGGAAGACCCAAGTCGGCGAACGTACGCTGTGTGCGCATGATGTGGGACTCGGCCAGCGTCAGCTCCCCGCTTGAGAACAGGTCGAAAGCGGCATCGCAATGCTCGCGGAAAAGTGCGAAGGTTTCTTCGTCACTATGGCTGTTTTCCAAGCGGTAATTTCCCAACACTTGAAAGAACGGACTTGCTGTGTCGTATAAAGTATCGTCCAAATCGAATAGAATAGTAAGCATTATTAAGGTGGTTCCTCCCTTTTGTCGTTGCAGTCAGTATAGCATCCAAAACCGGTTTTTTGAAATGGGAAAAATAGGGACGATCAACCATGATGCCCTTCGCTGAGTGTAGTGCGTCGGATGGCGGGGCAAAGCGCTTTTTGTTGCAAATTAAAATCCCGTACAGTATAATAGCATACAATAATGTCATACGATCATACAATAATGGAAGAGGCTGCGAACATCAAGAGTAAAATGCCCGTTTGAAAGGGGTGTTCGCCGAAATACAGCGTTTGCTGTGTTGGGGTCAGGGTTAACAATCCTGGCACTGTCAGAACGATTTGCCCAAAATCGTTTGTGGAGTACTTTCGATATTGCGGGCAGAAGGAAGCTGGATTATAGGGCCTTTTGCTTTATAGTCTATTTTTTTGCACAAAAACGGACTGAATTAGCATTGTTATGACGCTCTATGGGTCGAAAGGTGGACAAAAAAGCAGCTGGATAAGAGAGGTTATTTAATTTTTTGAGCATGTAAACAGGACTATATATATTAGGAGGAAACAGAGATGACAGTAAAAACATGGAAAAAAACAATGGCGGCATTGACAGGTTTGTTTATTTTGGCGGGTTGCGGTAACGGAGCCACTGATGATTCATCTGCGGCTGCTGGTTCAGCGGATTCCGAAACATTCGTGGTCGGAATGGAAGCAGGCTATCCTCCTTTCAACTGGACCCAAAATGATGACAGCAACGGCGCGGTGAAAATCGACGGCGCTGACGGTTACGCTAACGGGTACGATGTTCAGATGGCCCAAAAAGTGGCGGATGGCTTAGGCAAGGAACTGGTTATCGTCAAAACGGAATGGGATGGCCTAGTGCCGGCATTGGTTTCATCCAAGATCGATGCTATCGTTGCGGGTATGTCGCCTACAGAGGAGCGTAAAGAAGCAATCGATTTCTCGGATTCTTACTATACAACTGAACTGGTAATGGTGGTAAAAGCTGATGGAGCTTATGCGGATGCGACAGCTTTGGCCGATTTCGCGGATGCAAAAGTCACAGCGCAGTTGAATACGTTGCACTATGGCGTCATCGATCAGATTGAAGGCGTGCAAAAGCAACCGGCAATGGACAGTTTCACGTCTATGCGCGTAGCTTTGGAGTCAGGCACAATTGATGCCTACGTATCGGAACGCCCGGAAGCCATCAGCGCTTCAGCAGCCAATTCCGCGTTCAAAATGATCGAATTGGATGAAGCGGATACGTTTGAATTGTCCGCGGCTGATTCGGAAATCGCAATCGGTTTGATCAAGGAAAGCGAATTGAAGGATCAGATCAATGAAATCCTGAGCGGCATCACGGAAGAAGAACGCATCCAAATGATGGATGAAGCAATCAAAAACCAACCATCAGCTGAATAAACAAGGTGGACGGTACATCAAAAAGGGGCATAAGTTAAATGGAGTTTAGTTGGGTTATCCGAATCATCGAAGAAAACTGGAGGCAGTTTTTATCAGGTGCATGGACAACATTATATATAGCTTTAATCGGAACCATCATCGGACTGGGGATCGGTCTTATGATCGGCGTCATCCGCACAATCCCGGTTGCGGAATCGGGATGGAAAAAACATGTGTACAACGTAGTGAATTTTTTATTGTCTTGCTACATCGAGATTTTCCGCGGAACGCCGATGATCGTGCAAGCGATGGTCATCTATTATGGGGCCGCCTTGGCATTTGACATCGACATGAACCGCATCTTCGCAGCGTTGCTGATCGTATCGGTCAATACGGGTGCTTACATGTCGGAAATCGTCCGCGGCGGGATCATTTCCATCGATAAAGGGCAATTCGAAGCTGCCCAAGCGATCGGGATGAATCACTTGCAAACAATGCGCAATGTCGTCATGCCGCAAGTGATCCGGAATATCCTGCCGGCGACAGGGAACGAATTCGTCATCAACATCAAGGATACGTCCGTGTTGAACGTCATCTCCGTTTCGGAATTGTTCTTTACGACCAAATCGATTTCAGGAAATAACTTCCGTTACTTCGAATCATTCTTCGTGGCTTCAATCATTTACTTCGTCATGACCTTCACGGTGACGCGCATCCTGCGTGCCATCGAAAGGAAAATGCAAGGCCCTGATAATTATCAGATGATGGGTGCAGGACAAGACCAATTGACTACACCAGAATTAATGGCTCGCAAAAAACAAGCAGGAAGAGACAGAGCAAATTAATTGCCACAGGAGGAATCATTTGATGGAAAAAGTAATTGACGTACAGCATCTGAAGAAGAGCTTCGGCCAACATGAAGTGCTGAAGGACATCGATTTCAGCGTGAACAAGGGAGAGGTTGTGTGCATCATCGGTTCATCGGGATCCGGTAAATCGACGCTGTTGCGCTGCATCAATCTGCTGGAAAAACCCACAGCCGGAGAAATCATCTACAACGGCGAGAACGTCTTGGACTCGAAGCATGATATATTCAAGTACCGCAGCAAATTGGGGATGGTGTTCCAGCAGTTCAATCTGTTCAACAACTTGAACGTGCTGCATAATTGCACGGTAGGGCCTGTGAAGATTCTGAAAAAGTCCCAGCAGGAAGCCGAAAAGATCGCCATGGGCTATCTGGAACAGGTTGGGATGGGGAACTTCATAAACGCCAAACCGGATCAATTATCCGGCGGCCAAAAACAACGTGTCGCAATCGCGCGCGCTTTGACGATGGAGCCGGATGCGCTGTTGTTCGATGAGCCGACATCGGCTTTGGACCCGGAGATGGTGGGGGAAGTATTGAAGGTCATGAAGGATCTTGCCAACAGCGGCTTGACGATGATCGTTGTGACACATGAAATGGAGTTCGCGAGGGAAGTTTCCGATCGCGTCATCTTCATGGATCAAGGCGTCATTCTTGAGCAGGGAGCCCCTAGTGAAATCTTCTATCATCCAAAAGAGGATCGCACGAAGCAATTCCTGGAAAGATATCTTACAAAATAAAAACAAAAGAAGAACGGATCTGCAGAAGCTGCAGGTTCCGTTCTTCTTTTTCATTTTTATTCGATGATGATGACGTCGTCGGCAACTGCAAAGGGCGCTTGTTCATTGATGTGGTCGTAGAACATGACTCCGTTGAGATGGTCGATTTCGTGCTGGACTACAATAGCCGTATAGCCTTTGTAGCGCGCTTTGTGTGTCGCTCCTTCGGCATCTTGGTAGGATACCGTGATGCGGCTGTGTCTGACGACGAACCCTGGCACTTCTCGGTCCACTGAAAGGCAACCTTCGCCGCCTTTAAGGCAGGCACTTTCAATCGAGTGGCTGATGATTTTAGGGTTGAACATCACTTTAGCCAATACCGGAGGATCATCTTCATATTCCCCTGGTATCAGCAGCGCAATGATGCGCTTGGATACGTCGATTTGCGGAGCGGCCAAACCGACACCTGCGCGCAAGTTAAGTTGCTCGGCGATTTTTTCATCCTGACTATTCGAAAGGAACTCCATCATTTCTGCGGCGATTTTCCGATCCTCCGCGGATAAAGGGAAAGTGACCAAGTCGGCCGACCTCCGCAATGTAGGATGACCTTCACGGATGATGTTATCCATAGTGATCATACATGCATTCCTCCTTTTGCTGGTTTTTATATTGAAATGATTCGGCTAGCAAACTACAAAACACTTCATGTTACATAGTACACGTTTCGAAAAAAAAAAGCTAGACTCATCTTTTCCCTTGTAATAAAGAAGAGGTATGTGTAAAATAAGAAAATGAAAAAATGATTACACGGTGGTGTGAGGTTTTTTTGACTCTATAGCGAAAGAAGAGATGATTTTTATGACAATTGCTAAAGATTATATTGAAAAAGTCTATAAAAAGGTTGAAGATAGAGGCCCGCATCAAAAAGAATTTTTACAGGCGGTAAGAGAGTTGTTCGACACGATTGAACCAGCTTTGGAGAAGAATCCGCACTACATAAAATGGAATATTCTGGAAAGAATGGTAGAACCTGAACGCATTGTTTCCTTCCGTATTCCTTGGATGGATGACAAAGGGGAAGTTCAAGTCAACAAAGGTTTCCGCGTCCAATTCAATTCGGCCATCGGACCATACAAAGGCGGTTTGCGTTTCCACCCGACCGTCAACGAAAGCATCCTGAAGTTTTTAGGTTTTGAACAAATCTTCAAAAACAGCCTGACCGGATTGCCGATCGGCGGCGGTAAAGGCGGATCCGATTTCGATCCTAAAGGCAAGACAGACGCAGAAGTGATGCGATTCTGCCAATCATTCATGACTGAGCTGCAGAGACACATCGGCCCTACTTTGGACGTTCCTGCTGGGGATATCGGTGTCGGCGGACGCGAAATCGGCTACATGTATGGCCAATACAAGCGTTTGAATGGCGCTGAGACAGGTGTCCTGACCGGCAAACCGGTTGTTATGAACGGAAGCCTCGCTCGTACGGAAGCGACAGGTTACGGGTTGGTCTACTACACACAAGAAATGCTGAAAGCGAACGGAAAATCGTTTGACGGCCAAAAAGTGGTCGTATCCGGAAGCGGAAATGTCGCCATCTACGCTATCCAAAAGGTTCATGAATTTGGCGGTACTGTTGTGGCTTGTTCCGATTCCAATGGCTATATCTACGATGAATCAGGTATCGATGTCGCTTTGCTTCAGGATATCAAAGAAGTACGACGTGAAAGATTGACTTCCTACGCTGCTGAAAAAGCGACGGCTGTCTATAAAGATGGCAGCGTCTGGGACTTTGATCTGAACTATGATATTGCATTGCCTAGCGCAACGCAAAATGAAATCGACAAAGACCAAGCTGAAAGATTAGTCAAAGCTGGTGTTTATTGCGTCAGCGAAGGCGCGAATATGCCGAGCACATTGGAAGCTGTGGAAGTCTATGCAGCCAATAATATTTTTTATGGGCCGGCTAAAGCATCCAATGCAGGCGGAGTTGCGACTTCCGCGTTGGAAATGGCGCAAAACAGCGCCCACAGCCATTGGACCTTCGAAGAAGTCGACGGCAAACTTCAGGAGATTATGGCAAACATTTTTAAAACAGCTGAAAAAACAGCTGAAGAATATGGCATGCCGGGCAACTATTTGGCGGGTGCCAACATCGCAGCGTTTGTGCAAGTTGCTGATGCCATGATTTATCAAGGTTTAGTTTAAAATAAGTATCATCATAAATTTTTATAAAAAAAGGTCATTTCTTAATTGAAATGACCTTTTTTCTTTCTTTTTGTGAGGAAAACACACGGCTTTTAACCGTATTTTCATAATGGCGAGATTGTGATTTCATGAATGAATGGAACGGCGGGGTATAATCCGCTTAAAAATAACAAACTGGTTATGAAAAAATGCAGAAACTGGTTATCCAAAAAGAGGTAGTCATGATAAAAAGGCTGTTATACTTTTGAAAGCCCATTCCATCAATGATTCACATATTCTGAAGAAACAGATTTAATGTTAAAGTAATACAGTTGTCTTGCGTCTGATTGCGACAATCTGCAAATATACGTAACAATAATGAAACAATAAAAAGACATCAAGCTGGAAAACATGCTCGTTAAACAGTGAACAAAACCCATTTGTTAAACGCTTACAATTAAGTAGCGATGGATATTCTGTGCACAAAAAGTGAAAACTGTCCTTTTGCCTTGCATATATTTCGGAAGCGTGGTAAATTATTCATGTAACAACTGTGGATTGATACAGTTGAAATCATCTGTATAAACCTCATCGGCAGAGATGAAATATCAAGGGAATAGAGAGGAAAGTGTTAGCATGGCTACAAAACAAACAAAAATCGACATTGACGCATTACTAAGCAGCACGAACACAGATTTTCGCATGGTCCAAATCATGGACGAAGAAGGGAATATTGTAAACCCTGAACTTATGCCAGATCTTTCTGATGAACAATTGGTTCAATTGATGACAGATATGGTATGGTCCAGAATTTTACATGAACGTTCAACCGCGTTGAATCGTCAAGGGAGATTAGGTTTCTATGCGCCGACAGCCGGCCAGGAAGCGAGCCAATTAGGAAGTATTGCAGCAATCGAGAAGGAAGATGTCTTGTTGCCTGGTTACCGCGATGTTCCTCAACTGGTCAAACACGGCCTGCCTTTATCACAAGCTTTCCTATGGTCAAGAGGCCATGTGGATGGCAATAAATATGCTGCTGATCTGCAAGCATTGCCTCCTCAAATCATCATCGGTGCACAATATGTGCAAGCTGCCGGTGTCGCATTGGGCTTGAAAAAACGCAACAAGAAAAATGTAGTCATCACATATACTGGTGACGGAGGAAGTTCGCAAGGGGATTTCTATGAAGGAATCAACTTTGCCGGATCCTACAAAGCGCCAGGCCTGTTCTTCATCCAAAACAACGGCTGGGCAATCTCCACGCCACGTCATGTTCAGACTGCTGCTCAAACATTGGCTCAAAAAGCTATGGGCGCAGGAATCCCTGGTATCCAAGTAGACGGAATGGACATCTTGGCTGTTTATGCCGTCACGAAAAAAGCGAGAGAATATGCTGTTGCAGGAAATGGTCCTGTACTGATCGAAACTATCTGCTACCGTTTCGGCCCGCATACATTATCTGGTGACGATCCAACCCGTTACCGCGATACCGCTGAACTGGAAGGCTGGCAAGCAAAAGACCCACTGATCCGCATGCGCAAATTCTTGACGGCAAAAGGTTTATGGTCTGAAGAAAAAGAAAATGAAGTCATCGAATCAGTCAAGGAAGAAATCAAAGATGCGATCAAGGAAGCCGACCAAGCTCCTAAACAAAAAGTATCTGATTTCTTGAAGAGCATGTTCGAAGAACCGAATCAAACTATTGCAGAACAAATCGCGTACTACGAAGCAAAGGAGACTAAATAATCATGGCACAATTAACTATGATCCAAGCCATCACTGATGCGCTTGCAATTGAACTTGCAAACGATCCAAACGTTTTGATCTTCGGAGAAGACGTTGGTAAAAACGGCGGTGTATTCCGTGCGACACAAGGCCTTCAGGAGCAATTCGGAGAAGACCGCGTGTTTGATACTCCTTTAGCTGAATCCGGTATCGGTGGTTTGGCGTTCGGTTTGGCCTTGGAAGGTTTCCGCCCCGTTCCGGAAATCCAATTCTTCGGTTTCGTATTTGAAGTAATGGATA contains these protein-coding regions:
- the def gene encoding peptide deformylase, which gives rise to MITMDNIIREGHPTLRRSADLVTFPLSAEDRKIAAEMMEFLSNSQDEKIAEQLNLRAGVGLAAPQIDVSKRIIALLIPGEYEDDPPVLAKVMFNPKIISHSIESACLKGGEGCLSVDREVPGFVVRHSRITVSYQDAEGATHKARYKGYTAIVVQHEIDHLNGVMFYDHINEQAPFAVADDVIIIE
- the panC gene encoding pantoate--beta-alanine ligase; the encoded protein is MKIAATVEEIRSAVKAWKKEGLSVGFVPTMGYLHEGHQSLMQKAVSENDRVVVSIFVNPMQFGPSEDLESYPRDLEKDAALCEASGVDLIFHPEPKEMYHPDFSSFVDMHGLTDSLCGKSRPAHFRGVCTVVTKLFNIVQPDRAYFGQKDAQQLAVIQQMVRDLNMDVTVIGCPIIREADGLAKSSRNSYLSADERKAALVLSRALEVAKQMLANGERDAGKIRNAISETIQAESRAKIDYVELVDARTLQQVDSIERPVLVALAVYIGKTRLIDNFITE
- a CDS encoding amino acid ABC transporter ATP-binding protein; its protein translation is MEKVIDVQHLKKSFGQHEVLKDIDFSVNKGEVVCIIGSSGSGKSTLLRCINLLEKPTAGEIIYNGENVLDSKHDIFKYRSKLGMVFQQFNLFNNLNVLHNCTVGPVKILKKSQQEAEKIAMGYLEQVGMGNFINAKPDQLSGGQKQRVAIARALTMEPDALLFDEPTSALDPEMVGEVLKVMKDLANSGLTMIVVTHEMEFAREVSDRVIFMDQGVILEQGAPSEIFYHPKEDRTKQFLERYLTK
- the pdhA gene encoding pyruvate dehydrogenase (acetyl-transferring) E1 component subunit alpha, whose amino-acid sequence is MATKQTKIDIDALLSSTNTDFRMVQIMDEEGNIVNPELMPDLSDEQLVQLMTDMVWSRILHERSTALNRQGRLGFYAPTAGQEASQLGSIAAIEKEDVLLPGYRDVPQLVKHGLPLSQAFLWSRGHVDGNKYAADLQALPPQIIIGAQYVQAAGVALGLKKRNKKNVVITYTGDGGSSQGDFYEGINFAGSYKAPGLFFIQNNGWAISTPRHVQTAAQTLAQKAMGAGIPGIQVDGMDILAVYAVTKKAREYAVAGNGPVLIETICYRFGPHTLSGDDPTRYRDTAELEGWQAKDPLIRMRKFLTAKGLWSEEKENEVIESVKEEIKDAIKEADQAPKQKVSDFLKSMFEEPNQTIAEQIAYYEAKETK
- the gdhA gene encoding NADP-specific glutamate dehydrogenase encodes the protein MTIAKDYIEKVYKKVEDRGPHQKEFLQAVRELFDTIEPALEKNPHYIKWNILERMVEPERIVSFRIPWMDDKGEVQVNKGFRVQFNSAIGPYKGGLRFHPTVNESILKFLGFEQIFKNSLTGLPIGGGKGGSDFDPKGKTDAEVMRFCQSFMTELQRHIGPTLDVPAGDIGVGGREIGYMYGQYKRLNGAETGVLTGKPVVMNGSLARTEATGYGLVYYTQEMLKANGKSFDGQKVVVSGSGNVAIYAIQKVHEFGGTVVACSDSNGYIYDESGIDVALLQDIKEVRRERLTSYAAEKATAVYKDGSVWDFDLNYDIALPSATQNEIDKDQAERLVKAGVYCVSEGANMPSTLEAVEVYAANNIFYGPAKASNAGGVATSALEMAQNSAHSHWTFEEVDGKLQEIMANIFKTAEKTAEEYGMPGNYLAGANIAAFVQVADAMIYQGLV
- a CDS encoding transporter substrate-binding domain-containing protein, which produces MTVKTWKKTMAALTGLFILAGCGNGATDDSSAAAGSADSETFVVGMEAGYPPFNWTQNDDSNGAVKIDGADGYANGYDVQMAQKVADGLGKELVIVKTEWDGLVPALVSSKIDAIVAGMSPTEERKEAIDFSDSYYTTELVMVVKADGAYADATALADFADAKVTAQLNTLHYGVIDQIEGVQKQPAMDSFTSMRVALESGTIDAYVSERPEAISASAANSAFKMIELDEADTFELSAADSEIAIGLIKESELKDQINEILSGITEEERIQMMDEAIKNQPSAE
- a CDS encoding L-lactate dehydrogenase, with amino-acid sequence MLQTKLAIIGVGHVGSQVLTDCSHLNLFSDIVLIDSNEGTARGEALDHRHALAASYRTNSKIYSGDYTDCADADVIIISAGVSEKPRPGEDMPPRALMGKENAVEIRKIMKGITQHTKDAIIILITNPVDTITYIAETEFDYPKGKIFGTGTTLDTFRYRQIVASHYQVDPKNVSGYIIGEHGSTAFPAFSSTTVGALPLSQCDDLLTPAEPLDREFVSQEVVHTASDVFNWKGWTNSGIGEVAAALARAVMLDEKSFFPVTATVDGFYNCHGEAAFSTPCIIGRNGLEKQIPLPLDDAEYEKLQLSIKDIQLTLQNVR
- a CDS encoding HAD family hydrolase; the protein is MLTILFDLDDTLYDTASPFFQVLGNYRLENSHSDEETFALFREHCDAAFDLFSSGELTLAESHIMRTQRTFADLGLPLTDKEAMHFQETYQKRQAEITLSPGIAQLLNELENRHIPIAVFTNGPEKHQMKKFNALGLERWVPPARIFISEKIGFPKPHAEAFTHVQEVLQASPDELLFIGDTYETDIIGGQAAGWTSLWFNHRRKPEDEKVVLEPTFYSVAEMHQAVNDNISKRKEM
- a CDS encoding amino acid ABC transporter permease, giving the protein MEFSWVIRIIEENWRQFLSGAWTTLYIALIGTIIGLGIGLMIGVIRTIPVAESGWKKHVYNVVNFLLSCYIEIFRGTPMIVQAMVIYYGAALAFDIDMNRIFAALLIVSVNTGAYMSEIVRGGIISIDKGQFEAAQAIGMNHLQTMRNVVMPQVIRNILPATGNEFVINIKDTSVLNVISVSELFFTTKSISGNNFRYFESFFVASIIYFVMTFTVTRILRAIERKMQGPDNYQMMGAGQDQLTTPELMARKKQAGRDRAN
- the panD gene encoding aspartate 1-decarboxylase, encoding MQLNMLKSKIHRAVVVQAELSYVGSITVDKDLLDAAGLIEYEKVQIVDIDNGARFETYIIAGERGSGMICLNGAAARCVQVSDKIIIMAYCLMDEQEAKEHKPLVVFVDEQNAITTVTRYEEHGRLSM
- the panB gene encoding 3-methyl-2-oxobutanoate hydroxymethyltransferase, producing MKKSVLTFRNAKQKNERLTMLTAYDYSTAKLIDASGIDSVLVGDSLGMVMLGYEDTLSVTMDDMIHHTKAVARGVKDALVVSDLPFMSYQTSVYDAVTNAGRLIKEGRAQAVKLEGGLEVCPQIKAIVEASIPVMAHLGLTPQSVNAFGGFKVQGKDEEAARSLIEQAKAVEAAGAFAVVLECIPAKLAELITKSISIPTIGIGAGNGCDGQVLVYQDMLGLYSDFTPKFVKRYAEIGPQMQAAVENYISEVKSGAFPAAEHTFALSDAIIEKLY